A window of Plasmodium malariae genome assembly, chromosome: 5 contains these coding sequences:
- the PmUG01_05038200 gene encoding conserved Plasmodium protein, unknown function, whose product MRAYYDEKSDDKTNKAQKDSGLMEIDENKKEDNYVFIDEKYKEYFDNMSDIFEEKVEYILKKHFKRNDPTNKNKLLCLNLCVLWQKNFLLLLSKSLDEYEQYRKLNNNKDNEKGVTNSSEKDNNNNNNNNRSILEENGENKNKEEEKVEKVENMEEEEEEEMKKKKGYVEKDLKSYIKNVKIVDSKNIEVIYDKYDATDDSRPSAELSTDEIYYLLVESKKSENEYKKKIFTFLKYLPLFIRSIENKSLIEKKILEDKLLLNSINSNNPNELLTINDLNENGNGNENEYENVSLLEIKNKLDAIVNFNCNLSEDLEVVFKKGMGILNMQKNKKFCNYNHESLNRYENEKANNKMNNEKGEKDQMHEEDRFNNLADMPKNFLSKKNNKYSGNYIGNYRGNYSGNYSGNHHNNNGYDNENDRSYILPLSRINDLSLINNISTKSNNGAKDENNKNESSFYIYKNNMENLNVYGLDLLINLNNSLIYKINHIYSLVQFYTMLAKDVFNET is encoded by the coding sequence ATGAGAGCGTACTATGATGAGAAAAGCGACGATAAGACAAACAAAGCACAGAAGGACTCAGGCCTAATGGAaatagatgaaaataaaaaagaagataacTATGTTTTTATTGATGAAAAgtataaagaatattttgaCAATATGAGTGACATATTTGAAGAGAAAGtcgaatatattttaaaaaaacattttaagaGAAATGATCCaacgaataaaaataaattactgTGTCTAAATTTATGTGTTTTATggcaaaaaaattttttattacttttgaGTAAATCATTAGATGAATATGAACAGTACAGGAAATTAAACAACAACAAAGACAACGAAAAAGGAGTAACAAATAGTTCAGAAaaggataataataataataataataataatagaagtatattagaagaaaatggggaaaataaaaataaagaagaggAAAAGGTGGAAAAGGTAGAGAATATGGAGGAGGAGGAGGAGGAggagatgaaaaaaaagaaaggataCGTTgaaaaagatttaaaaagttatatcaaaaatgtaaaaatagttgacagtaaaaatatagaagtTATATATGACAAATATGATGCAACGGATGATAGTAGACCGTCTGCTGAGTTATCAACAgatgaaatttattatttattagtgGAATctaaaaaaagtgaaaatgagtataaaaagaaaattttcacatttttgaaatatttaccATTGTTTATAAGAtcaatagaaaataaaagtttgattgaaaagaaaattttagaaGATAAACTTTTACTCAACAGtataaatagtaataaccCCAATGAGTTGCTGACTATAAACGACTTGAATGAGAATGGGAATGGTAATGAGAACGAGTATGAAAATGTGTCattattagaaataaaaaataaattagatgcaattgtaaattttaacTGTAATTTATCCGAAGATTTAGAGGTTGTCTTTAAAAAGGGGATGGGTATCTTAAAcatgcaaaaaaataagaagttTTGTAATTACAATCATGAATCTTTAAACAgatatgaaaatgaaaaagcgaataacaaaatgaataatgaaaaggGGGAAAAAGACCAAATGCACGAAGAGGACAGATTTAATAACTTAGCAGATATGCCCAAAAATTTCttgagtaaaaaaaataataaatacagcGGAAACTATATCGGAAACTACAGAGGAAACTACAGTGGAAACTACAGTGGAAACCACCACAACAACAATGGCTATGACAATGAAAATGATAGGTCGTACATATTACCCTTGTCAAGGATCAATGATCTGTCACTTATCAACAACATTAGCACCAAGTCGAATAATGGAGCGAaggatgaaaataataaaaatgaatcttctttttatatttataaaaataatatggaaaatttaaatgtatacgGTTTAGACTTACTGATCAACTTAAACAACAGTTtgatatacaaaattaatcatatatatagcCTCGTCCAGTTTTATACTATGCTGGCTAAGGATGTTTTTAACGAGACGTGA